In a genomic window of Struthio camelus isolate bStrCam1 chromosome 16, bStrCam1.hap1, whole genome shotgun sequence:
- the SUPT4H1 gene encoding transcription elongation factor SPT4, producing the protein MALETVPKDLRHLRACLLCSLVKTIDQFEYDGCDNCDAYLQMKGNREMVYDCTSSSFDGIIAMMSPEDSWVSKWQRISNFKPGVYAVSVTGRLPQGIVRELKSRGVAYKSRDTAIKS; encoded by the exons atggcgcTGGAGACCGTCCCCAAGGACCTGCGGCACCTCCGCGCCTGCCTCCTCTGCTCCCTCGTCAAG ACCATCGACCAGTTCGAGTACGATGGGTGCGATAACTGCGATGCCTACCTGCAGATGAAGGGCAACCGCGAGATGGTCTACGACTGCACCAGCTCCTCCTTCGACgg GATCATTGCGATGATGAGCCCTGAGGACAGCTGGGTCTCCAAGTGGCAGCGAATCA GTAATTTCAAGCCTGGTGTGTACGCAGTGTCCGTGACTGGCCGCCTGCCCCAAG GGATCGTCCGAGAGCTGAAGAGCCGTGGCGTGGCTTACAAGTCCCGAGACACAGCTATAAAAAGTTAA